The Apis mellifera strain DH4 linkage group LG3, Amel_HAv3.1, whole genome shotgun sequence genome includes the window AAAACTATTTGTGGAATATATACGCGATCTCGTTAACAGTCTAATGATAAGAGCGATAAATGAGAGATAAGCGATAGGAACAAGgaagttataatattaacatataagtATGAATAGGGGTTTGAAAGGGTGTGACAATCATGTTCAAAACTGGCGCcaaaagaaaacaatacaTAACGATGAATAATACTTCGCAACAGTTGCATGTAGTGTCCAGTCAAAAGTAAAATCTTTTACATCATGAAatgaaaacattattataaaattgataattcatttaatgatCATGTTTTTGATTGTTTATCTTTCGGCCTGTCAGCTAGTCAATACGCGGTCGAATGTTCTcggaaataacaaaaaaaattgactcGAAGTCACTTACACGACCATTCCGTAGGCACCCTCACCCATGTACGACAAATTCGTGTATCGTGGACCAACTTCGAATGTTTGTCCACGAACAACTTCACAATTTGGATTCACACTTGCAGAACCTTCACCCGCCATTTTGACAACTATTTTGCGGCTCCGGCGAAGTCAGACCAAATCTTGCTTCTTAGCCGACTGACCATGAACAATATCATGATTAGATAgacttatgaaaaatttacatattatttatcaattaataaggcattaaaaatgatttttccgtacttttttttttaatcttatcattataaattaaattttgatatcaaactttttttgattataaatatatcaaaatattaaaaattattattttaaaatattaaaaataaaagatttagaaattatttattttttttatgaaaattattgttaagttttttttttaatttttattactgaatcttatcgaattaaacattgatataaaatatgttaaaatattaagacaAAGACATTGTAATTCTATTGAATTTCGAGTTTCTCatctaaagtaaaataaattaagactTAGTTTTAGTATACGATTTATcagtacattattattatatttgtattaataatcatattttccgataagaattcttaataaactttcaatttaacgttaaatatattatagatataatatgaatGCACCACCAACTTTtgaatcatttcttttatatgaaggagaaaaaaagtatgtattataaatcgattatttatattaaacatttaatcaaaatgatatatacGTGATTTTCTGTATTTCATACAGAATTATCAAAGAACAAGACACAAAAGTTCCCAATGCTGCGATTTTTACTGTTAATAAAGAAGACCATACTCTTGGAAATATGATCCGCAAGTATATACatcttacaaaaatttatacacaataataaatatatatatacacatacatataaaaagGTTTTGATGATaatctcatttattatttgatagtcAGCTATTGAAGGATCCTCAAGTTTTGTTTGCTGGATATAAAGTTCCACACCCATTAGAACATAAATTTGTGATTAGAATTCAAACTACATCAGATTACACACCACATGAAGCATTTATGCATGCTATTACAGATTTGATAGCAGAACTTTCTCTATTTGAAGAACGTTTTAaggtaatttataataatttataaatgaaaaatacattataatttttatatatttataatgttatataaaaaacatttcaggaagctattaaagaaaaaaaggaaggattagattgaatttgttattccttttttaaaattaattttagatattaaaaaatgtaaataaaatattaatatgtatgtcATGTATGTTTAGATTACTACGAGAcctgatttattttaaaatattgataattaatataattaatataattgatattaattgatatttatatgtatgaataaagaaataaaaataattgaaaaatagtttacttaaatcttttgaaattataatccatttaataatacaaaatctgACAATAAAATAGCATATGATGTTAGATGGATAATgactttaatcttaaaaatgaaaaatcactcTGCTTATTAAGAAATGGagtcataattatttaatttaaacaagtttgtaaaaaatactaaaatcagtctcttacaattttatttttttaactacaaagtttaattttcctataatcctaaaaattaaatatatgttttgaaattaatataatgactTTATCAACCctgcatttaaatttaaaattaaaaggcaagaaaatagtaaatcataatagtataattttacTGAAACAAgttttgtacaaaaattaatagcaaaaatgaaacaataaatatttacttttataaaaaaagtacaaatactttttcagtaaaaatatactacaattataatataagtgcttaaaaatcatataagaaACGCCTTGGACTAATTCTAATCTTgattgatgaatttttcaaaattagaaggaactattgttaaatatatggcgctttttaatactaaataaattattaaatacatatacagattcacacaaatataattagtatGTACATAATTACATCTAACTTCACCCAAAGTAtgcgtttaatttttcgttacgCATTTCATTATGTTTCCATTCTATAATACAAATcagcaatatattataaaataacttaatcATAAGTCTGGTTCACAGTAGAAGTGATATATAACTTTGTACTTTAACAATCACGTGGAAGcgcaataaatatacataaaaacatTTTGGTGAACATATATAAACTTTCAAACCATAAATTTAACATGAGGAGCACAAATTTATCAtggaattatcaatatttggaCAATTGATATGCATATTCCTATGCAGGAAGACATGCATAACTAtagctttaaattttttcatataaaaatatactctgCAAAACTTTCAACaggtttttttcataattaggATTTTTGAgaagcaataaaatatatttacgaatGACAATATCCTATTAAAATGTTTCAGCATCATCGCAATCACGAGTATCATGTCCAAACACTGcaaaacaattaaaacaattataaatagaattacaaagatacaatgaaacaatttacaacaattacaaagaaacaattaaaagaattaatgtgaaatatttaacaaatatacttaataaaaaattttgtattagttgtttataaaaaatatttttcaaaaatttcgctaatatttcttagaaacttaaaaaaatatttagaacagaactttatatattttctcctaggagaaaaaatattataataaattattacgaatgtaataaaaagaatttcaatttatataattctgagAAATGAACTCTTACTCTCACAATTTTCGCAGTACGGTCTTTCCACTGGTggtttttttgaagattttacgACTTTTTCCGTATCTAGAAAATCTTGAGCTTGACGTGGACAATCTTCTGTTTCGTGTAAATCAAATTGATCACAAATATCACAGAACATACGTGGTGCAGCCATACGTTTTTCTAATGTTGttctttaatcaaaataatatggttaaattaataatgattacattaatataattactataagatatatttagttaaatattaaatattacgaaCTTGGTATACTCATCAGCTTCATTGGAAGGTATCCCCATTTCAAGAACTTCCACTTTACATAATAAAGTTTCGTTTTTACGTTGCATATCAACTATTACAGAATTTAAGAAATCTATTTGACTTTTTGCTGTttcatattcttcttttaattttaaaatatctatatcctTATCCActgaaatcaataatttcattttaatttcaatataattaaaaaaaaaatgcaaaaaagatttattgatttaaaaaaaattttacctaTATGTTGTTTCATATCACCTCCAGCTgcctgtaatataaataacaatttattatttataatatttttataataaatttataacaaaataaaaatcaaaaacttacatcataactattttttatattttcgcgaGTTAGTTTTAGTTGATTTGTTGCTTCTGTCCATTTAGctgtaatttgtttattttccttttccctaaaatgatcaatataagtatataaaactttagaaatatttagaaatatttattttttacttacaaattattttgtacttCTTTTAAATGTGTTGTTTCCATTGacataagatttaatttttctatcaaattttgaacatttttttcagtttctttttctttagtttttatgatatttgtaagtatttcaattttttgttcttgttctttgaataatttttcaagagattctttattttcaattagatttttattttctttaattgctTCAGTTAATTTACTTTGCATAAATTTAACTTCTTCACTTTCTATCTGTTTAtccatctttaatttttctgtttgTGCATTTTCTAAAGCTTTAATTTGTGctgttaatttatcaataattatttctttattatttaaatcactaATTTGTTTCTCTATTATATCTTGAATCAATTGTTGTTGTTTTTctaattcagaatttttttggattataGATTCAAATTCAGCTTGTTTAGCTTTCATTTCACATTCTAaagtattttgtaatttcattaCAGATTCTTCTTTGGaacttttcaattctttcatcATATGTTCTGTTTCCtgaagtatattattttttatatctaattctttttgtatagtttttaattgtgattctaaatcttttacattttcttctaattttgattctaaaatttttacattattttctaaagaaatctttgtttcaataatattagatatttctttttctttctctagtAGAGCTTCCTCTACTTTTTTCATGTCGTTTACTTTATCCCTTTGTTCTTTTTGCATGAATATGAGAGTATCATTCAATTTAGAAAGTTGTGTTTCAAATTGTTCAGCTTCTTTTTTAGTTTCAACAAGAgcgttttctttatctttaattatttctgtaGCAGCAATTAGTTTAtcctttaattcttttattttattattcataatatctaATGATGTTGTTAAATCTTTATCCGAGGTTTCCTTACTAGTAACTAAACTTTCATTTGTTTTCTGTAattcttcatatttcttttttaattcatgcaaattaatatctttttctgttattaataattctaattttgagCGATTTGCTATTTccatttctaatttatctGTCAATTCTTCAATCGTCCAACGATTGGCACTTTGATTTGCTTCTAACTTAGACtttgttttttgtaaaatctttgtttcttcttgAGAAGTATTTAATTCCATCTTTAAATCACTAATCTCTTTTTGAAGAGAAAATATCTCTTCTTtaagtgaattttttaaagtttcatattgtttttgtaaattaactacttcttttttgttattttctaattcatttgaaagatttaatgATTCCTGGGATTTTTCTTTAAGCTGTTCTTTAATacagttattttcttttatatgtttttcaagttctatattttctgtttcaaatctttttattttaatagataattctgtattcaattttttttctttttctaattcagatttattattttctatttctgaaCATTGTAtttgaatcaaattattagctttatttaattctatttccatATTATTCAACTTTGATTCTAATGATTTGAgtaaagtttcatttttgaatgcTTTATCTTTAGCTTCATCaagctctttttcttttattcgcaaatcttcattatatttcataagttGTTCTGATGAATCAGTAGAAGTACTTATTAGATTTGTTATATCAGTTTCCTAaacataatagaaataaaatatactttacattaagaaattgcataaaattctaaataaaataaactaaccaatttttctttttgtgatGTAACTTGTGACAGTTTATTTTCTGAATTAGCAACttgttgatttaatttttctatattattttcaaattctcgaAGTTTATTCTCCagaatcgttttatttttttccgatAAAGTAAGTGCATCCTgtaattctgaaaataaacaataattaatattaatttaataaaataatataatttaatatcatattatctcTTACCTAAAGTCTTTTGTGTGagattttttatctcttcatCTTTATTTGCAAGAATTGATTTCAATTCAAGTAcatcattttctaatttactGAGCAATAGAGATTTTTGAGATATATAAGCATTTGCTTCTTCTATACATTTcactttttcttcaatttgattttgataacgTTTTGTTAATTCCTCTATTTCAGCTGCAGTTGTCGAACGAAGatctaataattctttttctttcacttttaattcttcacttaatttttttaattgtgcaGAAGAAGTAACTTCTGTAGCCATTAAAGAAGCAATATCATGctcctaatataataataaatttaaaattaataaacttgatatttgcaaagaaaaaaagatacttactaatttttgtttttcttggactattttaaaattgtcttCAGTCTTTGATTGATATTCTTGTATCTGCTTAGAAAGCAAACTATTCTTCTCTTCCATTAATTTGAGTTTTTCATTtagttctaaaaaaaaaaaatattataaatattttaatttagtattTACATATTTCGTATCATTAATATACCTTCAAGTTTCTTTAATGCAGTGGATaattcttcatctttttttttatttatatcaatttgtatAGATAATTCTGTCAATAGTTTTTCAGTTTCACATATTTTTTGATCAAGTTGTATACAgacttctttaattttcaaatctttcatATTCAACTGCTCATTGAAAGATTCTGAAAGCTTGTTTatctgatttatattttcagtcTTAAGATTCTCTAAAGCAATATTTTGTACTTCTAATTGTTTCTTTGATTCTAATTCTAgttcttttgtttttactttcagaagattttctttttcttctactatcttctcatatttaaatattaataattctttttcacttgtactttcttttttaatattttctattgtttcTATAGCTTTAtgcaattcttcttttaaagaacttgtattattttcaaattcctttttcatattttctatcaatatatttttttcttgcaaaTCTTTTATCGCacgttctatttctttttttaaactaatctCTGACTCTTTATGAAATGCATTTTCTTGttgattttcattcaattttaattctaattcttttatttgagTTATGTATCGTTCCATAAGTAATTTTTCCTCttgcatttctttttcaagattattcttagtttcttctaaaattttattgcgattctgtaaatctaaattaaattcataattaaaataaattatacgaaataatatttaataaaacatttttttttaaagtaccttcaaattgatttttttcttgagcAGTAACACAGGAGACCTCATTGCGTAAACGggataattcttcttctgtttcaaataattttatactgtCATGTTCAAGTTGAGCAACACGTTCTCTTTCTTCCAGTAATTGTTTTTCAAGATCTTTAATCCTGTTTTCATTTACAGTATTTACCacctaataataaatgtatttgtttaatactttattaattaatttaagtattAACTATCATAAAGTGCATCaagatatatgttttttaCTGATCAATTTAGGcaagaaaacaataaaaatctcaCTTTTCTTGTATGCCTCAATAAatgtaagatatatatttaataagatatattatttgattttgcaGAATAACAATATACATTTATGTGTAACATAatagaatcaaaataaataataaatagattaataaataaaggcaaataataaatacacaataagtagataaataaataaataaataaataaataaataaataataaataattaaataaataaatgaataaataaacaaataaacatagattgataaataaatttctcatattaacttaaatacttattacgtattaataattgatttatatgtaAAGCATAAATTTAGCATGAAAAAAGCAATGCTGAAAACAATTACGTTTGCAGTGCACCATAAAGCATGTTAAACCCGCATTccctttttaacaaatttcaatagcataataattaaatatattatataaatattttctttactcTATTCTttactttctcttttcttttcttatttttatatattttaattgtataagtatcaaataataatatcatcattataattctgatatttaacattaaaaaaaaattaagaattaaagaaagagaggaagtaCTGCGACGTCATCGTTTTTGACAAAATTGCGATGAAATGCTAAACAATATGACTATAGTGACGATAATACAAGTATAAGCGGTGCAGAAAAACAGCGTCATCAACCCCTTGTCTGTCTCAAACGGCCAAGTGTCCCATCGGATACTCACACATTGTtcacttctttctttctgaaaataaacgataagGTTTTTACGTTAACCCACAGCCTAAATACAAATGTTGTCAATATACCTTAtgaaatctttcattttttatttttagtgaattgtttttttaaaatacaattataagcATTGATCactaatgatttaaaaataattttaatatctcatatttttttaaattgagctGCATGTATATTATAGCTTTACCCATCAccatttattatagtataagcTCCTAATTCTAGAAAAAGCATATTAATCtagattctaattttatataattatagtatataaaattatatagtattttagAACAGAAACGGaaatttgacaaaataaaataaaacaagaacaaatttaaaaaaataatatatatattttttatttcattttgcattttgttaatttgattgatttaaatttctttttcattatatattcatacttACCTTATGTAtgttctaaataattaataaattttgacatatatcttttatgaaataaaaattatacaataaaaatgtatacctGAATATCATCCTTGTTAATTGATTCTTCTTCAAAACGAAACAAAAGGTCttcacattttcttttctcttcttccaatTGCAAAACAAGTGCATTTTTCTCCTCGAGTAATTTTGAAAACGCAACCTCTGCTTCAGAAACtgttttttgcattttttctcgatactaaaattaaaattattcttttaaaatattattaaataatattaaatgaactaCATAAGTGATGTATAATGTTACAACCTGCTCATATTCTTTTACTATTGATATAAGTGATTGTTCTGCTTGATCTGCTTGATTTGCAGCTTTCGTAATTCGTTCACGTTCTAAATCTCTTTCCTTCCGAAGAATCTCAATTTCCTGCTCCTTTTCCTTTAATGTTTCCTAAAATGATGGAAATGCGTATAAGAAAAAACtttgtagaaattattttcagagattatttattaaaagaatttattacaaaaattatattatttcttgatgatttcaatgaaaaaaaaatatttaattattgccaTCAAAATGTGtgtctattatatatttataaattgtatactttttcttatatgattattatgtcATACTATACTgtgtaatatacatatatttttattttacaattaacaaaCTTTTATCGTTGTTCTTTAACTCTTAAGTTATTGGAGAACCGGTTTTCaataaaggaaataagaagagaaaagcatataaatgcatataaaGTTTCcagaataaaaatgcaaagcGCGTAGTATTCTTGtgatacaaaatttacaattgattATTGCTACATCATCGACGTTATGTCATCAACGATTAatacattgaatatattttattttcaatatgaatTTCAAAAGCGTAATATctagaattattcattatacacTTGCTTTGATGacatctaattaaataaatgtgatttgcatcataaataatagtaaaataaatttttgaactttttattggaaacttaaaatattttttatccataaaaaagagaaagaatttataaaagaaatattcatctaggtaaaaatcaaatttcaaggaGATTACGAGGAATGGACGgatgattttattaacatcACATACAGGTATCACTTTTTTAAACTACTTATTATCTACTGTACAACTAGTAACAtactaacaaataaatttatactatcTACAATGATTAAATGAATCATTATGACAATACTTCACTTTCATTtatatgtttgaaattatGCAAACATATAGATACAATGTgttctttattctatttctatattgtAGAATGAATGAAGTATACaccatatatattacatttctatttaaggaataataattaaccaaAATAAATGTTAGATCATAATCTCACCTGCAGGGTGATTCGTGCAGGTGTCGAAGTGCGCAAACCAGGCTTCTGGAATTTTGGATgcaacaaaaaacaaaaatatatcatgcAACAGCCATACAGTTAAATCGCAGAAAACTCCTTTTTTCCTATTCTTACttactttcaataaataaatatatatatattttttttattttcgataaaaaaatatataagattctgtgaaaaaaatactatacTATACACATGACTGCTTCAAGCGTTTAATAAAGTCAAACAATGAGTccaagaataaatattgaatatttctttggaTCGTGAATTAaactttatctaatatttgacaatattattaacaataacagCAACAATAACAACTGCAAATCTATAACTATATTAAACTAATAACATCAACTGATACTAATAAGCTAACAACTCGCAGTTCCACTCGCAAACGCATTTCAAAGCAGTCTTCAAAcaaaagaacaaaagaaaCGATGCTTCATTCAtacaaattgaaagaaatacgtttattttactcgaaacaaccagagaattattttacgaTCTCTTTTATCATATGATTCTATCatgtattctataaaatacataatattctaaataaaatataaatttaatatcaaaaacaaaTCTCTATCAACTCTCAAAATATTAAGGTAACTCTCTCAGTTTGTCTTTCTTACAAAATAATAGTCAAAATAaagttatacatttatatacacatattatacacatattatacatattatatacacatattatacattttgtattattatacaaaaaatccaagttttagaatttcataacatttaacagaaaacaaaatataacgataacttttataaaatgggATATAGTTCAATGTTTttgattatcaatatatt containing:
- the LOC727159 gene encoding restin homolog isoform X5; this translates as MSDPKPSGIRPPSKIGRPCSNLPPRPAVPPSPPRPSMNNSVVLTEDTDSFIIGDRVWVGGTKPGAIAYIGETQFAPGDWAGVVLDEPIGKNDGSVAGCRYFQCEPKRGIFSRLTRLTRTPLPDTTDASPTQKTPTSPPDSSKGSLSKSMSPSLNASMTSLSSTVSQRDLRIGDRVIVSSSQGSKTGVLRYYGTTEFAVGEWCGVELDDPIGKNDGSVNDKRYFECRPKYGLFAPAHKVSRSPTSKRSSCMVHRPTGAALNTSLRKTGSRESLVSISSIVSTTSTATRTGVSAARKPGLRTSTPARITLQETLKEKEQEIEILRKERDLERERITKAANQADQAEQSLISIVKEYEQYREKMQKTVSEAEVAFSKLLEEKNALVLQLEEEKRKCEDLLFRFEEESINKDDIQKERSEQCVVNTVNENRIKDLEKQLLEERERVAQLEHDSIKLFETEEELSRLRNEVSCVTAQEKNQFEDLQNRNKILEETKNNLEKEMQEEKLLMERYITQIKELELKLNENQQENAFHKESEISLKKEIERAIKDLQEKNILIENMKKEFENNTSSLKEELHKAIETIENIKKESTSEKELLIFKYEKIVEEKENLLKVKTKELELESKKQLEVQNIALENLKTENINQINKLSESFNEQLNMKDLKIKEVCIQLDQKICETEKLLTELSIQIDINKKKDEELSTALKKLEELNEKLKLMEEKNSLLSKQIQEYQSKTEDNFKIVQEKQKLEHDIASLMATEVTSSAQLKKLSEELKVKEKELLDLRSTTAAEIEELTKRYQNQIEEKVKCIEEANAYISQKSLLLSKLENDVLELKSILANKDEEIKNLTQKTLELQDALTLSEKNKTILENKLREFENNIEKLNQQVANSENKLSQVTSQKEKLETDITNLISTSTDSSEQLMKYNEDLRIKEKELDEAKDKAFKNETLLKSLESKLNNMEIELNKANNLIQIQCSEIENNKSELEKEKKLNTELSIKIKRFETENIELEKHIKENNCIKEQLKEKSQESLNLSNELENNKKEVVNLQKQYETLKNSLKEEIFSLQKEISDLKMELNTSQEETKILQKTKSKLEANQSANRWTIEELTDKLEMEIANRSKLELLITEKDINLHELKKKYEELQKTNESLVTSKETSDKDLTTSLDIMNNKIKELKDKLIAATEIIKDKENALVETKKEAEQFETQLSKLNDTLIFMQKEQRDKVNDMKKVEEALLEKEKEISNIIETKISLENNVKILESKLEENVKDLESQLKTIQKELDIKNNILQETEHMMKELKSSKEESVMKLQNTLECEMKAKQAEFESIIQKNSELEKQQQLIQDIIEKQISDLNNKEIIIDKLTAQIKALENAQTEKLKMDKQIESEEVKFMQSKLTEAIKENKNLIENKESLEKLFKEQEQKIEILTNIIKTKEKETEKNVQNLIEKLNLMSMETTHLKEVQNNLEKENKQITAKWTEATNQLKLTRENIKNSYDAAGGDMKQHIVDKDIDILKLKEEYETAKSQIDFLNSVIVDMQRKNETLLCKVEVLEMGIPSNEADEYTKTTLEKRMAAPRMFCDICDQFDLHETEDCPRQAQDFLDTEKVVKSSKKPPVERPYCENCEMFGHDTRDCDDAETF